The Leucobacter chromiiresistens genome has a window encoding:
- the dnaE gene encoding DNA polymerase III subunit alpha, with translation MLDGAARVGPLMEAAAAQNMPAIAVTDHGNTFGAFDFWKQAKDHGLNPIIGIEAYLTPGTHRSDKTRVRWGDGGGDDVSGAGAYTHMTMLSETTQGMHNLFRLSSYSSLEGYYFKPRMDRELLQTYGAGLIATTGCPSGEIQTRLRLGQYQEARQAAAEFQDIFGKENFFCELMDHGLEIERRVQTDLVKIARDLSIPLVATNDLHYVHESDAEAHSALLCVQSGSRLDDPNRFQFSGSGYYLKTAAEMRHIFRDFPEACDNTLLIAERCDVEFNTSANYMPRFPVPQGETEDSWFVKEVEAGLQYRYPSGIPDAVRKQAEYEIGVITQMGFPGYFLVVADFINWSKNNGIRVGPGRGSGAGSMVAYAMRITDLDPLQHGLIFERFLNPDRVSMPDFDVDFDDRRRGEVIKYVTEKYGDERVAQIVTYGTIKSKQALKDASRVLGFPFGMGEKLTKAMPPAVMAKDIPLSGITDEKHPRYKEAAEFRAVLQEDPEAKTVYDTALGLEGLKRQWGVHAAGVIMSSDPLIDIIPLQKREQDGQIVTQFDYPTCEGLGLIKMDFLGLRNLTIISDALENIRLNRGEELDLERLELDDAPSYELLARGDTLGVFQLDGGPMRGLLRLMKPDNFEDISAVLALYRPGPMGADSHTNYALRKNGLQPITPIHPELEEPLQEILSTTYGLIIYQEQVMSIAQRVAGFSLGQADILRRAMGKKKKSELDKQYAGFSGGMRERGFSDAAIKALWDILLPFSDYAFNKAHSAAYGVVSYWTAYLKAHYPAEYMAALLTSVGDSKDKLAIYLNECRRMGIKVLPPAVNESFANFSAVGTDIRFGLGAIRNVGTHVVDAVREARESKGRFESFHDYLKKVSLSALNKRTTESLIKAGAFDGLGGTRRALVEIHESAIESAVKEKRDAENGNVGFDFDSLFAEAAEAQGGSAEAVSQVPDRPEWTKKDKLSFEREMLGLYVSDHPLRGLDAALAKEASATVQQITNPDATSSFDGEIVTVAGLLTSVQHRTAKSGNLYGMVTIEDFTGEVQALFMGKSYQEFGSLLQPDCVVALRGKLNARDDGMSMHAYGVKPIDVSAQEDASTLTITFADARATEKLMDELKDTLSRHRGDSEVRINLMTSTAIRVFELPQQVRISADLFGELKGLLGPRCLLPVEDLV, from the coding sequence ATGCTCGACGGTGCGGCGCGCGTGGGGCCCCTCATGGAGGCCGCCGCCGCGCAGAACATGCCGGCGATCGCGGTCACCGATCACGGCAACACCTTCGGCGCATTCGACTTCTGGAAGCAGGCGAAGGACCACGGGCTCAACCCCATCATCGGCATCGAGGCCTATCTCACGCCGGGCACGCACCGGTCGGACAAGACGCGCGTGCGCTGGGGCGACGGCGGCGGCGACGACGTGTCGGGAGCCGGCGCTTACACCCACATGACGATGCTCTCCGAGACGACGCAGGGCATGCACAACCTGTTCCGGCTCTCCAGCTACTCATCGCTCGAGGGCTACTACTTCAAGCCGCGCATGGACCGCGAGCTGCTGCAGACCTACGGAGCCGGGCTCATCGCCACCACCGGGTGCCCCTCCGGCGAGATCCAGACGCGCCTCCGCCTCGGCCAGTACCAGGAGGCGCGGCAGGCCGCGGCGGAGTTCCAGGACATCTTCGGCAAGGAGAACTTCTTCTGCGAGCTGATGGATCACGGGCTCGAGATCGAGCGGCGCGTGCAGACCGACCTCGTCAAGATCGCGCGCGACCTGTCGATCCCGCTCGTCGCGACGAACGACCTCCACTATGTGCACGAGTCGGACGCCGAAGCGCACTCCGCGCTGCTCTGCGTGCAGTCGGGCTCCCGCCTCGACGACCCGAACCGGTTCCAGTTCAGCGGCTCGGGGTACTACCTGAAGACGGCCGCGGAGATGCGCCACATCTTCCGCGACTTCCCCGAGGCGTGCGACAACACGCTGCTCATCGCCGAGCGGTGCGACGTCGAGTTCAACACGTCCGCGAACTACATGCCCAGGTTCCCGGTGCCCCAGGGCGAGACCGAGGACAGCTGGTTCGTGAAGGAGGTCGAGGCGGGGCTGCAGTACCGCTACCCCTCCGGCATTCCTGACGCGGTGCGCAAGCAGGCCGAGTACGAGATCGGCGTCATCACGCAGATGGGGTTCCCCGGGTACTTCCTCGTCGTCGCCGACTTCATCAACTGGTCGAAGAACAACGGCATCCGCGTCGGCCCCGGGCGCGGCTCGGGCGCCGGTTCGATGGTGGCGTACGCGATGCGCATCACCGACCTCGACCCGCTGCAGCACGGCCTGATCTTCGAGCGATTCCTCAACCCCGACCGCGTCTCGATGCCCGACTTCGACGTCGACTTCGATGATCGCCGTCGCGGCGAGGTCATCAAGTACGTGACGGAGAAGTACGGCGATGAGCGTGTCGCCCAGATCGTCACCTACGGCACGATCAAGTCGAAGCAGGCGCTGAAGGACGCCTCCCGCGTGCTGGGCTTCCCGTTCGGCATGGGGGAGAAGCTCACCAAGGCGATGCCGCCCGCGGTGATGGCGAAGGACATCCCGCTCTCGGGCATCACCGATGAGAAGCATCCGCGGTACAAGGAGGCCGCCGAGTTCCGGGCCGTGCTGCAGGAGGACCCCGAGGCGAAGACCGTGTACGACACGGCGCTCGGCCTCGAGGGCCTGAAGCGGCAGTGGGGCGTGCACGCCGCCGGCGTCATCATGTCGAGCGATCCGCTCATCGACATCATCCCGCTGCAGAAGCGCGAGCAGGACGGCCAGATCGTCACGCAGTTCGACTATCCCACGTGCGAGGGCCTCGGCCTCATCAAGATGGACTTCCTCGGGCTGCGCAACCTCACGATCATCTCGGATGCGCTCGAGAACATACGGCTGAACCGCGGCGAGGAGCTCGACCTCGAACGGCTCGAACTCGACGACGCACCCTCGTACGAGCTGCTCGCGCGCGGCGACACGCTCGGCGTGTTCCAGCTCGACGGCGGCCCCATGCGCGGCCTGCTGCGGCTGATGAAGCCCGACAACTTCGAGGACATCTCGGCGGTGCTCGCACTGTACCGACCCGGACCCATGGGCGCCGATTCGCACACGAACTACGCGCTGCGCAAGAACGGGCTCCAGCCGATCACCCCCATCCACCCCGAGCTCGAGGAGCCGCTGCAGGAGATCCTGTCGACGACCTACGGCCTCATCATCTACCAGGAGCAGGTGATGTCGATCGCCCAGCGCGTGGCGGGGTTCTCCCTCGGCCAGGCGGACATTCTGCGACGCGCGATGGGCAAGAAGAAGAAGTCGGAGCTCGACAAGCAGTACGCGGGTTTCTCGGGCGGCATGCGGGAGCGCGGCTTCTCCGACGCTGCGATCAAGGCGCTCTGGGACATCCTGCTCCCGTTCTCGGACTACGCCTTCAACAAGGCCCATTCCGCGGCGTACGGCGTGGTGAGCTACTGGACCGCGTACTTGAAGGCGCACTACCCGGCCGAGTACATGGCGGCGCTGCTCACGAGCGTCGGCGACTCGAAGGATAAGCTCGCGATCTACCTCAACGAGTGCCGGCGCATGGGCATCAAGGTGCTGCCGCCCGCCGTCAACGAGTCCTTCGCGAACTTCTCGGCCGTCGGGACGGACATCCGGTTCGGGCTCGGCGCGATCCGCAACGTCGGCACGCACGTCGTCGACGCGGTGCGCGAGGCGCGCGAGTCGAAGGGGCGCTTCGAGTCGTTCCACGACTACCTGAAGAAGGTGTCGCTCTCCGCGTTGAACAAGCGCACCACCGAGTCGCTCATCAAGGCGGGCGCCTTCGACGGACTGGGCGGCACGCGCCGCGCGCTCGTCGAGATCCACGAGTCGGCCATCGAGAGCGCGGTGAAGGAGAAGCGCGACGCCGAGAACGGCAACGTGGGCTTCGACTTCGACAGCCTCTTCGCGGAGGCTGCCGAAGCGCAGGGCGGCTCCGCGGAAGCGGTGTCGCAGGTGCCCGATCGCCCGGAGTGGACGAAGAAGGACAAGCTGTCGTTCGAGCGGGAGATGCTCGGCCTCTACGTCTCCGACCACCCGCTGCGCGGGCTGGATGCGGCGCTCGCCAAGGAGGCCAGCGCCACGGTGCAGCAGATCACGAACCCGGACGCGACGTCGAGCTTCGACGGCGAGATCGTCACGGTGGCGGGTCTGCTGACGAGCGTGCAGCATCGCACCGCCAAGTCGGGCAACCTCTACGGAATGGTGACCATCGAGGACTTCACGGGCGAGGTGCAGGCGCTCTTCATGGGGAAGTCGTATCAGGAGTTCGGCAGCCTGCTGCAGCCCGACTGCGTGGTGGCGCTGCGCGGCAAGCTGAACGCCCGCGACGACGGGATGTCGATGCACGCGTACGGGGTGAAGCCCATCGACGTCTCCGCTCAGGAGGACGCGTCGACGCTCACGATCACCTTCGCCGATGCCCGCGCCACGGAGAAGCTGATGGACGAGCTGAAGGACACGCTGTCCCGGCACCGCGGCGACAGCGAGGTGCGGATCAACCTCATGACGTCGACCGCGATCCGCGTCTTCGAGCTTCCGCAGCAGGTGCGCATCTCGGCTGATCTGTTCGGCGAGCTGAAGGGCCTGCTCGGCCCCCGGTGCCTCCTTCCGGTCGAGGATCTGGTGTAA
- the nadE gene encoding ammonia-dependent NAD(+) synthetase, translated as MSETQQQIIRALDVSADIVPDREVERRVAFLVEYARAVPGSRGFVLGISGGQDSSLAGRLAQLAVERLRAEGREATFVAVRLPHGVQHDEDDARLALSFIAPDETVTVDIEPATTAMADAVAAAGLPITDFNRGNVKARMRMIAQYAIAGDRGLLVIGTDHAAEAVTGFFTKFGDGAADVVPLGGLTKSQGAAMLRELGAPERLWQKVPTADLLDDEPGQSDESSLGVTYREIDAYLTGNTIGPESVENLERRYRATEHKRRPPVAPGDEWWVSAEGES; from the coding sequence ATGAGTGAGACGCAGCAGCAGATCATCCGAGCCCTTGATGTCAGTGCCGATATCGTTCCCGATCGCGAGGTCGAGCGCCGCGTCGCCTTCCTGGTGGAGTACGCGCGCGCCGTTCCCGGCTCGCGGGGGTTCGTGCTCGGGATCTCGGGCGGTCAGGATTCGTCGCTCGCGGGCCGGCTGGCGCAGCTCGCCGTCGAGCGGCTCCGCGCGGAGGGCCGGGAGGCGACGTTCGTCGCGGTGCGACTGCCGCACGGGGTGCAGCACGACGAGGACGACGCCCGGCTCGCGCTGTCGTTCATCGCACCCGATGAGACCGTCACGGTGGACATCGAGCCGGCGACGACGGCGATGGCCGACGCGGTCGCCGCCGCGGGCCTCCCCATCACCGATTTCAACCGGGGCAACGTGAAGGCCCGCATGCGCATGATCGCGCAGTACGCGATCGCGGGCGACCGCGGCCTGCTCGTGATCGGCACCGATCATGCCGCGGAGGCTGTGACGGGCTTCTTCACGAAGTTCGGCGACGGCGCGGCGGATGTGGTGCCGCTCGGCGGGCTCACCAAGAGCCAGGGCGCCGCGATGCTGCGGGAGCTGGGAGCGCCCGAGCGCCTGTGGCAGAAGGTTCCCACGGCGGATCTGCTCGACGACGAGCCGGGGCAGTCGGACGAGTCGAGCCTCGGCGTGACGTACCGCGAGATCGATGCCTACCTCACCGGGAACACGATCGGGCCCGAATCGGTTGAGAACCTGGAGCGCCGATACCGCGCGACGGAGCACAAGCGCCGTCCTCCCGTTGCTCCCGGCGACGAGTGGTGGGTGTCGGCAGAAGGGGAGTCATGA
- the msrA gene encoding peptide-methionine (S)-S-oxide reductase MsrA, translating to MTTTYVLAGGCFWCLDAAYRALNGVTEVLSCYTGGDTARPSYEQVCTGRTGHAEAVAVTFDPETIPSDVILDAFFTMHDPTQLNRQGNDVGTQYRSAMFPADDAQREAFEAARSRAGDLWPGEIVTTIEPLGEVFPAEEYHQDFFAKNPTQGYCLAVAVPKVNKVRASFSQYLR from the coding sequence ATGACTACTACGTACGTACTCGCAGGGGGATGCTTCTGGTGCCTGGACGCGGCCTATCGCGCGCTGAACGGGGTGACGGAGGTGCTCTCGTGCTACACCGGGGGAGACACCGCGCGGCCGAGCTATGAGCAGGTCTGCACCGGCCGCACGGGTCACGCGGAGGCCGTCGCGGTGACCTTCGATCCCGAGACCATCCCGTCGGACGTGATCCTGGATGCGTTCTTCACCATGCACGACCCCACGCAGCTCAACCGTCAGGGCAACGACGTGGGCACGCAGTACCGCTCGGCGATGTTCCCGGCCGACGACGCTCAGCGCGAGGCGTTCGAGGCCGCGCGGTCGCGCGCGGGCGACCTCTGGCCGGGGGAGATCGTGACGACGATCGAGCCGCTGGGCGAGGTGTTCCCGGCGGAGGAGTACCACCAGGATTTCTTCGCCAAGAATCCGACGCAGGGCTACTGCCTCGCGGTGGCCGTGCCGAAGGTGAACAAGGTGCGGGCATCGTTCTCGCAGTATCTGCGCTAG
- the ssb gene encoding single-stranded DNA-binding protein yields MSTTVTVIGTIATDPRTTSAPGKATFCTFRLASTDRRFDREQNLWVDGETNWFTVNAFRSLAAHAGASFTKGQRVVVHGRLRVRRWETEEKSGTSVEIEADAIGHDLRWGVTAFSRRTPAEPEISDSPESQAVDSPESETVDGSEGFAGADAGATPQGWPGAAAEAEAPQSPGTASDAGAPVSGASALRSAA; encoded by the coding sequence ATGTCCACCACCGTCACCGTCATCGGCACGATCGCCACCGACCCGCGCACCACCAGCGCACCGGGGAAGGCGACGTTCTGCACGTTCCGCCTCGCCAGCACCGACCGCAGATTCGACCGGGAGCAGAACCTCTGGGTCGACGGCGAGACGAACTGGTTCACGGTCAACGCCTTCCGCAGCCTGGCGGCGCACGCCGGCGCGTCGTTCACGAAGGGGCAGCGGGTCGTCGTGCACGGCCGCCTGCGGGTGCGCCGGTGGGAGACGGAGGAGAAGTCGGGCACCAGCGTCGAGATCGAGGCCGATGCGATCGGGCACGACCTGCGCTGGGGCGTCACCGCCTTCAGCAGACGGACGCCCGCCGAGCCCGAGATCAGCGACAGCCCGGAGTCGCAGGCGGTCGACAGCCCCGAGTCGGAGACGGTCGACGGCTCCGAGGGGTTCGCAGGAGCCGACGCCGGAGCGACGCCGCAGGGCTGGCCGGGCGCGGCGGCCGAGGCCGAGGCGCCGCAGAGCCCCGGCACCGCGTCCGATGCCGGGGCTCCCGTCTCAGGCGCGAGCGCGCTGCGATCGGCCGCCTAG
- a CDS encoding DUF6993 domain-containing protein, with protein sequence MPVAPLSRRRSAALACLALGLSTALLSGCALLEGPQPETPERTEAPAPETAPELVPGGTAEENLPYFTEVLRTFSAGAEPVQGAPIVQAVADAGFDRSAMQVSFDQSKTNLPADNIFVSVRIGSDCLIGQVVAEDRSFVARNEPAVGPSGDICLIGETAPIG encoded by the coding sequence GTGCCTGTTGCTCCGCTCTCCCGTCGTCGTTCCGCCGCGCTCGCGTGCCTCGCCCTCGGTCTCAGCACTGCACTGCTGAGCGGCTGCGCCCTGCTCGAGGGCCCGCAGCCGGAGACCCCGGAGCGCACCGAGGCCCCGGCGCCCGAGACCGCCCCGGAGCTCGTTCCCGGCGGCACCGCCGAGGAGAACCTGCCGTACTTCACCGAGGTGCTGCGCACCTTCAGCGCGGGCGCCGAGCCCGTGCAGGGCGCGCCCATCGTGCAGGCCGTCGCCGACGCCGGCTTCGACCGGTCGGCGATGCAGGTCAGCTTCGATCAGAGCAAGACGAACCTGCCGGCCGACAACATCTTCGTCTCGGTGCGCATCGGGTCCGACTGCCTCATCGGGCAGGTCGTGGCGGAGGACCGCAGCTTCGTGGCGAGGAACGAACCGGCGGTCGGGCCGTCGGGCGACATCTGCCTCATCGGAGAGACGGCGCCGATCGGCTGA
- the ettA gene encoding energy-dependent translational throttle protein EttA produces the protein MAEYIYQMVRARKAHGDKVILDDVTMAFLPGAKIGVVGPNGAGKSTILKIMAGLDTPSNGEAHLTPGYSVGILMQEPELDEDATVLENVQQGVAEIKGKLDRFNEISLEMADPDADYDKLLPEMGELQEAIDAVDGWDLDSQLEQAMDALRCPPADAIVSHLSGGEKRRVALCKLLLEKPDLLLLDEPTNHLDAESVLWLEQHLAKYPGAVMAVTHDRYFLDHVATWICEVDRGRLYPYEGNYSTYLEQKAARLEVQGKKDQKLQKRLKEELEWVRTNAKGRQAKSKARLARYEEMATEAERTRKLDFEEIQIPAGPRLGNVVLEAKNLNKGFDGRTLIDGLSFSLPRNGIVGIIGPNGVGKTTLFKTIVGIEPLDGGELKIGDTVKLSYVDQTRGGIDPKKTVWEVVSDGLDYMKVGNVEIPSRAYVSTFGFKGPDQQKPAGVLSGGERNRLNLALTLKQGGNLLLLDEPTNDLDVETLTSLENALLEFPGCAVVITHDRWFLDRIATHILAYEGTEEEPANWYWYEGNFEAYEANKVERLGAEAAKPSRVTYRKLTRD, from the coding sequence ATGGCTGAGTACATTTACCAGATGGTCCGCGCGCGCAAGGCGCACGGCGACAAGGTGATTCTCGACGACGTCACGATGGCGTTCCTGCCCGGCGCGAAGATCGGCGTCGTCGGCCCGAACGGCGCCGGCAAGTCGACGATCCTGAAGATCATGGCGGGGCTCGACACGCCGTCGAACGGCGAGGCGCACCTCACCCCGGGGTATTCCGTGGGCATCCTGATGCAGGAGCCCGAGCTCGACGAGGACGCCACGGTGCTCGAGAACGTGCAGCAGGGCGTCGCCGAGATCAAGGGCAAGCTCGACCGCTTCAACGAGATCTCGCTCGAGATGGCCGATCCCGACGCCGACTACGACAAGCTGCTCCCCGAGATGGGCGAGCTGCAGGAGGCCATCGACGCCGTCGACGGCTGGGATCTCGACAGCCAGCTCGAACAGGCGATGGACGCCCTCCGCTGCCCGCCGGCCGACGCGATCGTGTCGCACCTCTCCGGTGGCGAGAAGCGCCGCGTGGCGCTCTGCAAGCTGCTGCTCGAGAAGCCCGATCTGCTGCTCCTTGACGAGCCCACCAACCACCTCGACGCGGAGAGCGTGCTCTGGCTCGAGCAGCACCTCGCGAAGTACCCGGGCGCCGTCATGGCCGTCACGCACGACCGCTACTTCCTCGACCACGTCGCTACGTGGATCTGCGAGGTCGATCGCGGCCGCCTCTATCCGTACGAGGGCAACTACTCGACGTACCTCGAGCAGAAGGCCGCGCGCCTCGAGGTGCAGGGCAAGAAGGATCAGAAGCTCCAGAAGCGCCTCAAGGAGGAGCTGGAGTGGGTGCGCACGAATGCGAAGGGGCGCCAGGCGAAGTCGAAGGCGCGACTCGCGCGCTACGAGGAGATGGCGACGGAGGCGGAGCGCACGCGGAAGCTCGACTTCGAGGAGATCCAGATCCCCGCCGGCCCGCGTCTCGGCAACGTGGTGCTGGAGGCGAAGAACCTCAACAAGGGCTTCGATGGACGCACGCTGATCGATGGGCTCTCCTTCTCGCTGCCGCGCAACGGCATCGTCGGCATCATCGGGCCGAACGGCGTGGGCAAGACGACGCTGTTCAAGACGATCGTCGGCATCGAGCCCCTCGACGGAGGCGAGCTGAAGATCGGCGACACCGTCAAGCTGAGCTACGTCGATCAGACGCGCGGCGGCATCGATCCGAAGAAGACGGTCTGGGAGGTCGTCTCCGACGGTCTCGACTACATGAAGGTCGGCAACGTCGAGATTCCATCGCGCGCGTACGTCTCGACGTTCGGGTTCAAGGGGCCGGATCAGCAGAAGCCCGCCGGGGTGCTCTCGGGCGGCGAGCGCAACCGTCTGAACCTCGCGCTGACGCTGAAGCAGGGCGGCAACCTGCTGCTGCTCGACGAGCCGACCAACGACCTCGACGTCGAGACGCTCACGAGCCTCGAGAACGCGCTGCTCGAGTTCCCCGGCTGCGCCGTGGTCATCACCCACGACCGGTGGTTCCTGGATCGCATCGCGACGCACATCCTCGCCTACGAGGGCACCGAGGAGGAGCCCGCGAACTGGTACTGGTACGAGGGCAACTTCGAGGCCTACGAGGCGAACAAGGTCGAGCGCCTGGGCGCGGAGGCGGCGAAGCCCTCCCGCGTCACGTACCGGAAGCTCACGCGCGACTAG
- a CDS encoding acyl-CoA thioesterase: MARARIDMELRWADQDAYGHVNNVAFARFLEEARVRTFWLGSGRERTGMERHFRSDDPLGPKMLVAGQQIEYLRVLEYSEHPIIVELWIGRLGGSSLEVHYEIVDGAAADRSVVARAISHIVIVDGETLRPIRLSDAGRASVGAWTDAPLEMRRT; this comes from the coding sequence ATGGCACGCGCCCGCATCGACATGGAGCTGCGCTGGGCCGACCAGGACGCCTACGGCCATGTCAACAACGTCGCCTTCGCGCGCTTCCTCGAAGAGGCCCGGGTGCGCACGTTCTGGCTCGGCTCGGGGCGGGAGCGCACCGGCATGGAGCGCCACTTCCGCAGCGACGACCCGCTGGGGCCGAAGATGCTCGTCGCCGGCCAGCAGATCGAGTACCTCCGGGTGCTCGAGTACTCGGAGCACCCGATCATCGTGGAGCTCTGGATCGGGCGGCTCGGAGGATCGAGCCTGGAGGTGCACTACGAGATCGTGGACGGCGCCGCCGCAGATCGCTCGGTGGTGGCGCGCGCCATCTCGCACATCGTGATCGTGGACGGGGAGACGCTGCGGCCGATCCGCCTCTCGGATGCGGGCCGAGCCTCGGTCGGAGCGTGGACGGATGCGCCGCTGGAGATGCGCCGCACCTGA
- a CDS encoding acyl-CoA thioesterase yields the protein MTASQGLLDMLTVIDSGARTREDILIGPPLPTPHGRSFGGQVLGQAIAAAGRTAPRDREIHSMHGYFLRPGDADASMTFEVDRLHDGRSFSTRRVQAYQHGEARMSMIASFQTDDPGLEHQERLDLSDLPDPESLPTVWEKYGHLSGNGRASWVLDRPFDFRYVESDIILQVAERTSRQHVWMRSWEEFDASPLLNAAALAFGSDYLLLEPVARRHGLPWATPGMRAASLDHAMWFHRPFRVDEWLLYELDSPTSQGGRGLARGRFYDRDGVHVATVAQESMMRLPALPQQEV from the coding sequence ATGACCGCGTCGCAAGGTCTCCTGGACATGCTCACCGTGATCGACTCCGGTGCGCGCACGCGCGAGGACATCCTCATCGGCCCGCCGCTGCCCACACCGCACGGCCGCTCCTTCGGCGGTCAGGTGCTCGGGCAGGCGATCGCGGCAGCCGGGCGCACGGCGCCGCGCGATCGGGAGATACACTCCATGCACGGGTACTTCCTGCGCCCCGGCGACGCCGACGCCAGCATGACCTTCGAGGTGGATCGTCTGCACGACGGCCGCTCCTTCTCCACCCGCCGAGTGCAGGCCTACCAGCACGGCGAAGCGCGGATGTCGATGATCGCGTCGTTCCAGACCGACGACCCGGGGCTCGAGCATCAGGAGCGGCTGGACCTCTCCGACCTCCCCGATCCCGAGTCGCTGCCGACGGTGTGGGAGAAGTACGGCCATCTCTCGGGCAACGGCCGAGCCTCATGGGTGCTCGATCGCCCCTTCGACTTCCGCTACGTCGAATCCGACATCATCCTCCAGGTGGCCGAGCGCACCTCGCGGCAGCACGTCTGGATGCGGAGCTGGGAGGAGTTCGACGCCTCCCCGCTGCTCAACGCCGCGGCGCTCGCCTTCGGCAGCGACTACCTGCTCCTCGAGCCGGTAGCGCGTCGGCACGGCCTGCCCTGGGCGACGCCGGGGATGCGGGCGGCCAGCCTCGACCACGCGATGTGGTTCCACCGCCCGTTCCGCGTCGACGAGTGGCTGCTCTACGAACTCGACTCACCCACATCCCAGGGCGGGCGGGGTCTCGCCCGTGGCCGTTTCTACGACCGCGACGGCGTCCACGTCGCGACGGTGGCGCAGGAGAGCATGATGCGGCTTCCCGCGCTCCCGCAGCAGGAGGTGTAA
- the rpoZ gene encoding DNA-directed RNA polymerase subunit omega gives MANPNGIIDPPIDDLLEKVDSKYALVVFASQRARQINDYYTDLHDGNLFDNVGPLVDSSVDDKPLSIALHEIVEGKLTMTRRAEEASATDELEEV, from the coding sequence ATGGCCAATCCCAACGGCATCATCGACCCGCCCATCGACGATCTGCTCGAGAAGGTCGATTCGAAGTACGCCTTGGTGGTCTTCGCCTCGCAGCGTGCACGTCAGATCAACGATTACTACACGGATCTGCACGACGGCAACCTGTTCGACAACGTCGGCCCCCTGGTCGATTCGTCCGTCGACGACAAGCCGCTGTCGATCGCGCTGCACGAGATCGTCGAGGGCAAGCTCACGATGACGCGCCGCGCCGAAGAGGCGAGCGCGACCGACGAGCTCGAGGAAGTGTAA
- the metK gene encoding methionine adenosyltransferase has protein sequence MPLRQFTSESVTEGHPDKICDRISDTILDAMLAQDPGARVAVETLVTTGLVHVAGEVSTTGYVEIPQLVREAVRDIGYTSSEMGFDASSCGVSVSIGQQSPDIAGGVDTSLEVRSGADADDALNQQGAGDQGIMFGFATDETPELHPLPSWVAHRLAERLTEVRKSGELPELRPDGKTQVTIGYDGDRAASVEAVVVSTQHHAGMTQPALRDAVERLVIRPVLEQVELPSANAELFINPAGPFVVGGPMGDAGLTGRKIIIDTYGGASRHGGGAFSGKDPSKVDRSAAYAMRWVAKHVVRAGLASRAELQVAYAIGRAHPVGLYVETFGTETVPLDRIERAVREVFDLRPLAIIRDLDLLRPVYARTSAYGHFGRELPEFTWESTPRVAELRAAAGL, from the coding sequence GTGCCGCTTCGCCAGTTCACGTCAGAGTCCGTCACCGAGGGCCACCCCGACAAGATTTGCGATCGCATCTCCGACACCATTCTCGACGCGATGCTCGCGCAGGATCCCGGTGCTCGGGTGGCGGTGGAGACGCTCGTGACGACGGGGCTCGTCCACGTCGCCGGCGAGGTCTCGACCACGGGGTACGTGGAGATTCCGCAGTTGGTGCGCGAGGCGGTGCGCGACATCGGGTACACCAGCTCGGAGATGGGGTTCGACGCGTCGTCGTGCGGCGTCTCGGTATCGATCGGCCAGCAGTCGCCCGACATTGCCGGCGGCGTCGACACGTCGTTGGAGGTGCGCAGCGGCGCCGATGCGGATGACGCGCTGAACCAGCAGGGCGCGGGCGATCAGGGCATCATGTTCGGCTTCGCGACGGACGAGACGCCCGAGCTCCACCCGCTCCCGAGCTGGGTCGCCCACCGGCTCGCGGAGCGGCTCACGGAGGTGCGCAAGAGCGGCGAGCTGCCCGAGCTGCGGCCCGACGGCAAGACGCAGGTCACCATCGGCTACGACGGAGACCGCGCGGCCAGCGTCGAGGCCGTCGTGGTGTCGACGCAGCACCACGCCGGCATGACCCAGCCGGCGCTGCGCGACGCCGTCGAGCGCCTGGTGATCCGCCCGGTGCTCGAGCAGGTGGAGCTGCCGAGCGCGAATGCCGAGCTGTTCATCAACCCGGCCGGTCCGTTCGTCGTCGGCGGCCCCATGGGAGACGCCGGGCTCACCGGCCGCAAGATCATCATCGACACCTACGGCGGCGCGAGCCGGCACGGCGGAGGCGCCTTCAGCGGCAAGGACCCCTCGAAGGTCGATCGTTCGGCGGCGTACGCGATGCGCTGGGTCGCCAAGCACGTGGTGCGGGCCGGGCTCGCGTCGCGCGCGGAGCTGCAGGTGGCGTACGCGATCGGGCGCGCGCACCCGGTCGGGCTCTACGTCGAGACGTTCGGCACCGAGACGGTTCCGCTCGACCGCATCGAGCGCGCAGTGCGCGAGGTCTTCGACCTGCGACCCCTGGCGATCATCCGGGATCTCGATCTGCTGCGCCCGGTCTACGCGCGCACGAGCGCCTACGGGCATTTCGGCCGCGAGCTCCCGGAGTTCACCTGGGAGTCGACCCCCCGCGTCGCCGAACTGCGGGCCGCCGCGGGCCTGTAG